A window of the Cannabis sativa cultivar Pink pepper isolate KNU-18-1 chromosome X, ASM2916894v1, whole genome shotgun sequence genome harbors these coding sequences:
- the LOC115703243 gene encoding peptidyl-prolyl cis-trans isomerase CYP40, with the protein MGKPRCFLDISIGGELEGRIVVELYDDVVPKTAENFRALCTGEKGIGPNTGVPLHYKGVRFHRVIKGFMVQCGDISAGDGTGGESIYGLKFEDENFEVKHERKGMLSMANSGPDTNGSQFFITTTRTSHLDGKHVVFGKVTKGMGVVRSIEHITIGEGDCPTAEAIIADCGEIPEGEDDGICNFFNDGDIYPDWPADLDESPSDLSWWMTAVEAVKAFGNDSYKKQDFKMALKKYRKALRYLDICWEKDGIDEGRSSSLRKTKSQIFTNSSACKLKLGDLKGALLDTDFAMRDGENNVKALFRQGQAYMALNDIDSAVESFKKAIDLEPNDAGIKKELAIAKKRIADRRDLERKAYSKMFQ; encoded by the exons ATGGGGAAGCCAAGGTGTTTTCTTGATATTAGTATCGGAGGAGAGCTCGAAGGCAGGATAGTGGTGGAGCTATATGACGATGTGGTGCCCAAAACCGCCGAAAATTTCAGGGCTCTTTGTACCGGAGAGAAGGGCATTGGTCCCAACACTGGTGTCCCACTCCACTACAAG GGAGTTCGttttcatagagttatcaaGGGCTTTATGGTTCAGTGTGGGGATATTTCAGCGGGAGATGGTACTGGGGGAGAATCTATCTACGGCTTGAAATTTGAAGATGAGAATTTCGAAGTGAAACATGAAAGGAAGGGGATGTTGTCAATGGCTAACTCTGGTCCAGACACAAATGGCTCTCAGTTTTTCATCACAACAACTCGCACTTCTCATTTGGATGGGAAACATGTTGTTTTTGGGAAGGTAACTAAAGGAATGGGGGTCGTACGGTCAATTGAGCACATTACAATTGGTGAGGGAGATTGTCCAACTGCTGAGGCCATCATTGCAGACTGTGGGGAGATTCCCGAGGGGGAGGATGATGGAATCTGTAATTTTTTCAATGATGGTGACATATATCCGGACTGGCCAGCTGATCTCGATGAGAGTCCTAGTGACTTGTCATGGTGGATGACTGCCGTTGAAGCAGTTAAGGCCTTTGGTAATGACTCATACAAG AAACAAGACTTTAAGATGGCTCTTAAAAAGTATAGGAAGGCCTTGCGTTATCTGGATATATGTTGGGAGAAAGATGGCATTGATGAAG ggagGAGTTCGTCTTTGAGAAAGACAAAGTCGCAGATTTTTACAAACAGCTCT GCCTGTAAGCTGAAATTAGGAGATCTGAAAGGAGCACTATTAGACACAGACTTTGCAATGCGCGATGGAGAGAATAATGTGAAAGCTCTGTTTCGCCAAGGTCAG GCTTACATGGCCCTTAATGACATTGATTCTGCAGTTGAAAGCTTCAAGAAGGCAATAGATTTGGAGCCAAATGATG CTGGAATAAAAAAAGAACTCGCCATTGCTAAGAAGAGG ATTGCTGATAGGCGCGATCTGGAGAGAAAAGCATACAGCAAAATGTTTCAATAG
- the LOC115703241 gene encoding uncharacterized protein LOC115703241: MSPPTNAVRTISQEAFDELVKENMDDLGMDPAESLQDAIETLTLQGVDLSGIVFSVPGEGGVDDNPVIQCLNKLKAFPKDQNLDSVARLFENLAELCSVQGSGNAAIATKNGAVELICSLCSEIQIEQEKALVSTLKAMSSVLHDLQSTETFRASGGPSIVVNILNGGVQNLDILNSGFAVVAAAVTGNEVLKDEFMELKIDELILHALNRPGEGSIQSLYDAIRVLLTPDDNRVLASQVYGYARKFAKIGIAEALVASLQTELSSPSLVSASIALKAVAVNDEICRSIAENGGIDALLRCIDDSGEQGNKSVARVCCSLLSKLAGSDTNKNVIIEKGGLDRLIKLAARFSDDPSVLHEVMSIISILSLRSPERAARAMEAGSGDLAIQAMQKFPAAQQMQKSACLMIRNLVARNPENRTILLNNGVEKHIRKTKQNHEFCREAATDALRDLGLDDYNS, translated from the exons ATGTCTCCACCAACGAATGCGGTCCGTACTATCTCTCAGGAGGCGTTTGACGAGCTTGTGAAGGAGAACATGGACGACCTTGGGATGGACCCAGCTGAGTCCCTTCAAGATGCCATCGAAACTCTTACCCTTCAGGGTGTCGATCTCTCAG GGATTGTTTTTAGCGTACCAGGAGAGGGTGGTGTAGATGATAATCCAGTGATACAGTGTTTAAATAAACTGAAAGCATTTCCCAAGGATCAAAATTTGGATTCAGTGGCGAGATTGTTTGAAAATCTGGCTGAACTATGTAGTGTACAAGGATCTGGAAATGCAGCAATAGCTACTAAAAATGGAGCGGTTGAATTAATTTGTTCCCTGTGTTCTGAGATTCAAATTGAGCAGGAAAAGGCTCTTGTTTCGACCTTAAAGGCAATGTCTTCTGTTCTTCATG ATCTTCAAAGTACAGAAACATTTCGGGCTAGTGGCGGACCATCAATTGTGGTGAATATCTTGAATGGTGGTGTCCAAAATTTAGATATCTTGAACAGTGGTTTCGCTGTAGTTGCTGCAGCTGTGACTGGTAATGAGGTTTTAAAAGATGAATTTATGGAGTTGAAAATTGATGAACTTATTCTGCATGCATTGAATCGCCCGGGTGAAGGCAGCATTCAAAGTTTGTATGATGCTATTCGTGTTCTCCTAACACCTGATGATAACCGTGTTTTGGCTTCACAA GTTTATGGTTATGCAAGGAAATTTGCAAAGATAGGAATTGCAGAAGCTCTGGTGGCTTCATTGCAGACTGAGCTTAGCTCACCTAGTCTAGTGTCAGCTAGCATTGCTTTAAAGGCTGTTGCAGTTAAT GATGAAATATGTAGATCCATCGCTGAAAATGGTGGAATTGATGCTTTGCTTCGATGCATTGATGACAGTGGGGAACAAGGCAATAAAAGTGTCGCTAGAGTTTGCTGTTCTTTGCTCTCTAAG TTGGCTGGAAGTGACACAAATAAAAACGTTATCATTGAGAAAGGAGGTTTGGACAGGCTAATCAAACTCGCAGCCAGATTTTCTGATGACCCTTCTGTCCTACATGAG GTTATGTCAATTATCTCTATACTTTCTTTGAGGTCACCGGAAAGAGCAGCACGGGCAATGGAAGCTGGGTCTGGTGACCTTGCCATCCAAGCCATGCAGAAGTTTCCAGCAGCACAACAAATGCAGAAAAGTGCCTGTCTCATGATCCGTAATCTTGTTGCTAGGAACCCTGAAAACAG AACTATTCTGTTAAATAATGGCGTTGAGAAGCATATAAGGAAAACGAAACAAAACCACGAGTTCTGTAGGGAGGCTGCTACTGACGCTCTAAGGGATCTGGGACTTGATGATTACAACTCATAA
- the LOC115700247 gene encoding uncharacterized protein LOC115700247: MAFPSNSHNNMLEGLSTSRAPFFDGVDFPYWKIRMEMYLQSIDYDLWHIVCYGPYIPMHVVDGVETVKKYDAYNENDKKMMSKNAKAKYALICGLDRDIFKNIEQASSAHDMWKMLEVLTQKDMVTKILRSLTKAYQGKVVAIQEAKDLSTLPLEELIGSLMNHEIFMNAQEEEEVDKKKKNTIAFKSTSHDDSEASEHGDSDMEDITLLTKKFKKFLKFKKNANRFYKGSNSRESSRKDDQITCYECKKPGHMKTDCPLRKRNRRRAMVATWSESEKESSEDEQHEIANTCFMAIDDKVSNPDHSSDFESESDDDALDMSYDELSKSFNDLFVDFEKLLAKNSTQRKKISLLLEEVEALKVKENEFLIETQCKKCSLFEKDVVNLKAKIDDLNKVVYNFTKGKENFEMMLGSQKCAFSKSGIGYNTSVKQKLLKNFFVKSSSNLNLICTYCNQDGHTKSYCHVKKNAYFGKAIWIQKVLKTNIKGPKVMWVPKRKI; the protein is encoded by the exons atggcgtttccaagtaattcacacAATAACATGCTAGAAGGTTTAAGCACAAGTAGAGCACCATTCTTTGATGGGGTAgactttccttattggaaaattagaatggaaatgTATCTTCAATCCATTGattatgatttgtggcatattgtatGTTATGGTCCTTACATTCCTATGCATGTTGTAGATGGTGTAGAAACTGTAAAGAAATATGATGCATACAATGAAAATGATAAAAAGATGATGTCTAAGAATGCTAAGGCTAAGTACGCTTTAATATGTGGATTAGATagagatatatttaaaaatattgagcaAGCCTCCTCGGCTcatgatatgtggaaaatgtTAGAA gtacttacacAAAAAGATATGGtcaccaagattttgagaagtctcaccaaagCCTATCAAGGCAAAGTAGTTGCCATCCAAGAAGCCAAGGACCTCTCAACTCTACCATTGGAAGAGCTCATTGGTTCTCTCATGAATCATGAGATTTTCATGaatgctcaagaagaagaggaagtcgataaaaagaagaagaacaccATTGCATTCAAATCCACTTCACATGATGATAGTGAAGCTAGTGAGCATGGTGATAGTGATATGGAGGATATAACACTACTCACAAAGAAATTTAAGAAGTTTTTGAAgttcaagaagaatgcaaatAGATTTTACAAAGGGAGTAACTCAAGGGAGAGCTCAAGAAAAGATGATCAAATTACTTGCTATGAATGCAAAAAGCCCGGTCATATGAAAACGGATTGTCCCTTGAGAAAGAGGAATAGAAGAAGGGCAATGGTGGCTACTTGGAGTGAAAGCGAGAAAGAAAGTTCCGAAGATGAACAACATGAGATAGCCAACACTTGCTTTATGGCCATTGATGATAAGGTAAGTAATCCTGACCATTCAAGTGATTTTGAAAGTGAAAGTGATGATGATGCACTTGATATGTCTTATGATGAATTATCAAAATCCTTTAATGATTtgtttgttgattttgaaaaattgctTGCTAAGAACTCAactcaaagaaagaaaataagtttATTGCTTGAAGAAGTTGAGGCTTTGAAAGTAAAAGAAAATGAGTTTTTGATTGAAACCCAATGCAAAAAGTGTTCCTTATTTGAAAAAGATGTTGTAAACTTGAAAGCTAAAATTGATGATTTAAACAAGGTggtttacaattttacaaaaggaaaagagaattttgaaatgatgCTTGGGAGTCAAAAATGTGCTTTTTCAAAAAGTGGTATAGGATATAACACTAGTGTGAAACAAAAATTACTTAAGAATTTCTTTGTCAAGTCATCTAGTAATTTGAACTTAATTTGCACTTATTGTAATCAAGATGGTCACACTAAATCCTATTGCCATGTGAAAAAGAATGCCTATTTTGGTAAGGCTATTTGGATACAAAAGGTTTTAAAGACTAACATCAAAGGACCCAAAGTCATGTGGGTACCAAAAAGAAAGATATAA